The following nucleotide sequence is from Populus trichocarpa isolate Nisqually-1 chromosome 11, P.trichocarpa_v4.1, whole genome shotgun sequence.
gaacacttacattaaactaaaaaaaaatcgtttTATGTtcctttaaaaaagataaactcCTTAATAAAGTCATAAATCGAAAAGCTTCCACTCCAAGGCACCACCACAAGAAAGAACCCGATAGATCCCTCACTCCTCTCTCTCATATCTCCtcttctaataataaataaagaaatcgTTTCGCTAAATAAAAACCCAGGAACGTCGCAGCGTTTTCAATTTTCATAATCAAACACCAACTatgggaggaggaggagtcaTGAGAGCAGCGGTCAAGGTGGTCGGAACTGGAGTGGCCAACGCAGGAATCCGCCGGGGAATCTCTGGCGGAACACCGCCGGTGGAGCAGTCGATGCGCAACGCATCCAGTCCAGTTTCGGCGATCATGTCGTCGAAGGCGAGTGGAGGTGAGGTCGCGGCGGGGATGCAGAGGCCTGCATGGGAGGTGGATGAGTGGGAGTTAGCTGGTGGCGTTGAGGAGGAGATGGTTGTGGATTCGGCTGAGCCGGTGGCTAGAGTTGTTTTCTGGGGTTCCCCGCCGAGTTTGCAGGAGGCTAAGGCGGCTACTTGTGAATTGAAAGATGCTTTGCAAAAGTaaagttttgatctttattcaaaatttctctttttatttacttgtttCTAATTTTACGTGATATtattgggtttttcttttctgtgtataaattttatttgaaattatttacaATTATTGGGATTATTGAAATTCttgtttgaaaaattgaaagtttgagacTTTGATTTGTCTCCCATCTGGTTTTAGTTTGTAGAAACTGTGATTGATATaatagaagaaatgaaaagaatggaACTTTAAATCATACTTTGTTTGTTGAATGTATAGAGGAAATGAAGCTTTACCTTTGTAATTATAGTGTCTATTGAAGAAATTGGTAGAAGTTCTTAGAGATTTTTCAACACTTTCTTGTTTCTTAttgaaaaaaacagaacaaaaattTGCATGATATTTCAGAGTTTTGGataatttattgtttcttgCATCTTCGAAATTCAGGAATTGacgaaataatttattttttgcattaaattCTGGTTTTTATGTTTCTACTTAGGTTTATTTGGTGTCTTCATTTAGTTTAGGTTTAAATGGTTGATTGAACTTTGCATTCTATGTATGATTGGTTTGGGCGGAGATTTTTAGATGGACCTCGTACTGATTGTGCTGTATATCTTTCATAGTTTTTGAGTAATGCGGTGTGATCAGTTCCCatatcaattctttttatttttattgaatattctCTCATCTACTTTTGAGATGTGCGAGTCAAGGTAGACAGCGTAAGAGGAGGTTAATATATAGCAACTTGAGTTTGATGTAACTTCTTAGGGCATGTGGCCAAAATGCATGGTAATCAGAAAGTTCCAGTACACATGCTGACAAAAAGCTGTggcttttctcttccttttggGAAGCTTCCAGGCATATAAATACTCtcaagagtgtgtgtgtgtttgtgtctGTGTATCTTTAATCTCATTCTCCACTATCATTGCACTTTCATGGCAAGTGTAGCTGCTGAAGGAGTAAATATTATGAACTGGGGATGCATTTCTTAGAGGGTTGCTGGGATTATATCAAATACCATCCTTGAGGAATGTATGTTCCTTGatgttttctcatttcttttgtgtttgaATAGTTTTGCCTCTGTAAGATTTCAGAGAtcttattcttatttttctgaaaattgaGGCTTATTTGTCTCTGCGGATCATTTCATTTATTACTTTTCTAGATGAGCTTAGTTGTTAAACTTGGCACTTGCAGTCTTATACAAAATTGGCTTAAAAATGAATGTGTGATGTTTTGTTTAAGTTATGGAACATCAGtgttgccaatttttttttttttattagccatgccattaatttacttttttgccttttgttccttaTATTGATTCTCGTGGCCTGAAATtgtattttaccttttcttgaCTTTATCATCTTTCTATGCTGAACTTTTTATGCACAGAGTATATCTGTCGTCTCCTAACTTGGGAACTGGCAGTTCACTTGGAGGTAGTCAGCTGTCTGGCCACCCGCTTACAAACTCTGACTTTTTAGAGACTAATGGTTGTATTAGCTGTGATCCAAATCGAGCTCCTGTGCCAAAATATGCTATGCAGGCATTTTCATTGCTTAATGAAAGTCCTAAAATTCAGGTTCTGATATATCTCTCTCCCCCTTCAAgttgttctttccttttctttcctcctATTGCTTAGACTATTTTGTATTCATGGTGAATTAATTTGACAATAGAGTTGTAGTTGCACAAATATGTGTAAATGTTTTTTGCTCATACAGAATTAAAATTAAGCttcaattatgtttttgttgtggttgatgaTGCTTGGTATTGTTAGTTGCAATTATTTTCCTAGCTTAACTTTAAGAACACTAAGCTGTCAATGCATTTCAAAAACCCCTGTGATTTCTCAGGGCCTGGACCATGCCGAGAATATATAACTGATGTACCgctttgttttataaattataagccCCCAAATATAATACCTGAGGGCTTCTAATTTGATTGGATCTTCAAGGCCTCTTGAACATTTTGAAGTGTATTTTCACATGTTCTATCATTGCATCCAACATACCCTGTCTTTTGATTGATGAAATCAGCCTATGGGACTGTAGTTCACTGATTTTAGCATTATGCCCAGACCGTGGTTGCTGCCCTTGCCTCTGATCCAAATGTCTGGAATGCAGTTTGGGAAAACGAAGCCCTTCAGGAATTGCTCCAGTCACAGAATACAAGTAAGTGTACCCTTTTGTCTTTCAATCCACTgtctttcttcttattattttttatattcctgTTTTCTATGTCCTTCTGTTTTGCCTCTGAAGCCTAGGAATCTGTTGCAGATAAGGAATATGTTGCAGATAATGAGTCTGTTGGAGATACTGACTCTCAGGATGCAGCAGTATCTTCTAAGAAGCTCACAGAATTATCTGATGATGAAAGTGAAACTGGAAACTCTCAAACTAGGCTCATGGATGTCATCAATAACATTAAGCTTACTGTGGTTGACATGGTGACAAATGTATCTGCTTACTTCCAGAAGATTTTTAGCTTTTCATCCGCAGAGCACACACCCGATGCCGCTGATGAAAATGCTGGATTATCTACCACTGAGAAGACCCTGGGAGCCTCTCTCATGGCTTTGGCAGTGATGGTCATAATGGTGGTTGTGCTGAGGCGCCCTTAAAACTCTATTCACTGGCAAGCCAACCTGTAAATTTGCCGAGTCTACATGCAACTTTATGTGTTTTTGGATGGTTGAATGGATGATGGGATTGATGCCGAGAAAAGTTTAAAGCTGTAACATTTTAACTTGACTCCTTACCTAAGTAATGATCTATGTgcagtttttaatttgttttaattatccATCTATGAGAGTAACTCCATTATTTTTCCAGGTCTCATCTAATTCTGATTGAGCCCTAATGTCCTGGCAAGCCATCTATGAGATTCGATTTCTTATTTTCGAGTGTTCTACAGTTTTTCTCTGTATATTCAAATAATTGaattgttgaaaaatataaatattagaggAGGTTTGATAGAGCACTGAGAGCCACACCACTTAATTATGATGAAATTGCGCAAGGAATTCAAGGGTTTGAGAAcagaataaattctacttttagattattttttccCTTAGTCTTAGATCTCTGTTCAGGGACACAATTTTTTGAcaattaatatgtttatttccttttcttttcttgaatttggtgaatctaaatttattattttatatttttagtactCGTCATTAAAGACATTTTGTAGATCCAAGTGCTTTTATTGCACGCATCAAGTAAAACGAGATGCATGGCTAGCCAGCAACATTCCAATGATATATACAAacaattgttttcaattaaaattgctTAGGACACGACGACGATGCTTCTACCATCCATTACATATGATGATGCTTGGTATACAAGAGGAATCGCATATTGCCACCAATCCCAAGCGTAAATCTGAAAAACCAGCTTTATTCTTCTAGGGCAACCACTTCTTGTGCAATCTCTCTCCTGGATGAACAGATAAAAGAGAAGAACATTGACAAGAATATATCCTActcttatttatatttcttgaacAATTGAGTTGCTGTATCTCAATATAATTCCACTTCAATTCATGGAGTTATAGTCAAGGTGTTTATGCTATCAATGCACCACTTCGGTGCTATCAATGCACCACTTCGGTGCCATCAGTATATTTTACTTTGCTCGACTATTTATATTCCTCGTCCTGAGAATGCAGAGATCAAGAACCATAAAATTGGCACTTGAAATGTCTTATTTCAATCTACAAAATTGTGCAGGTTACATGAATACACTGGAAGCTCGTGAAACAAGCACAGGCAGATGGCCATCTTCATTTTCAGGGCAGGGGGGAAACACCCATTGAAGCGCAACCATCCTGCATGGTTCTCTGATTATACCTCGCTACTAATGTACAAAATGTCCTCCTTTTCCAGATGCATCTTTCCTTTGTCTCTTTTACTTTTGACTGGCGTCCGATCTGGTTGACCTCGCTGGAAGAACAAATTTTACTTTAGCCTTTTGTAATTGAGGAAACAAGTGTATCGTGACTACTCAATCAAGGAATAAACATGTATACTGATATGCTTGCCTTTTTCAAGACAAAGGCCAAGTATAGATAAGCTACTTCCCATTCATCTGGTGATAGCGTGCCTGGATGCCAAAGGGCACAGAGACTCAAAAATCAGCATGAAAAATAGCTATTTCATCATGCaccaaattcaaagaaaaagcaaaaagataCATAACAAAGACTTACTAAGGTCTTGGTTCCCATCACCCAAAGCACCGAGTCTTCGCATTAACTCAACATTTTCTGGTTTCTTCATATTCTCATGCACGAACTCATGATTATTCTTAGCAAAAATCAGCTCAAAGTCATACTGCCAAAGTTGAAAGCAAGCGTGCAAAATAAGTGTATCTAGGTAAATGCTTAAAAAACTTCAAGTGCAACCAGCTTTTAACACCAGCAAAACACATTGACAGGCTTCATTTCCTGCaccgagattttttttttaaaataaaaatacttcaatatttttacCTCTTCTGCCAAAGCTTTGAAGACATGGAAGGGCACAATCCATTCAGGACAATCAACAGCATCCTGCAACAGAAACGTGGGTATTAACATCATCAGGAGTTTAGAATGAAAGTCGTCACCTAAAGCATATAAATTGAACTAAATGACAAAGTAAACAAAGAATTGGAGTTGGTATTTTCTGATGGATAGAAGGGAAGAGAATAATCAGGTTACATTCTTGGCATGTGGTAACTATCGGGTGTCACATAAAAGCACAACTTCAATTGATGCAAATACACGATGAAATATCAAGTACAAGCTATTCTACAGAACATCTACTTCTAGAAAAACTAGACTTAAGtaaaggagaagagaagataatgcATAAATACCTCTAAATGGAAGTAGTACTTGATACCAAATGGGCTAGAAGATCTGAATTTCTGAACCAGAGAATAATGAACTTATCAGATTATAGGGGAAACAAACAAAATGCCTGCAATATTGAAAAGAACTAACCTTCTGAGAAAACTCTTCATCAAATCTTACCCAGTACACACTATTACCAAAGGCCAGTCCTTCAGCTGCATATTCACATGAAAAAGAATCCTCTGTCATGAATGGCAAAAATAGTCTTCCATGCACATTAATCTTAATTCTTATATTGGAGAAGTGTGAAAAAGAACATTTTACGAGAATACTTCAAATAGATTGACTCTGAAAGATCTTAATCAATCATCATCATCCCATGAATTCTTTATAAGACTCCTCATTGTTTCATACAGCGTAAACAGACATGCAAGGTATCACATTAATAGCAAATTTCATGTTCCAATGAAGGTGCCTCCAGACTGGGCTTTTATATTTGTAGAGTCAGAAAAAAACACTGTTTTTTTGGTTAAGATTCATAAATCTGATCATTTGAAGTTTTTTcccatataaagaaaatatttgaaaggaacaaaacaaaaaccttctctaagtttttttatgataacattGGCATCCGGCATTGTTCCAATGAAGGTTCCTCCTGGCCGAAGTAAGGCTGATATATTGGCCAATGCTCTCCGTGCACGTGCCTCTGTTGACCATGAATAGTGCAAGGCAAACTGCAAAGCATGTTGATGCTTCAGAATTAAGTAAAACCACACTCACACACAAAGTTGAAGAATCCTATGGATCCATATCATGATTTGCATAACTACAGCACAGACAAATGGAAAGGGCAAGAACTTGGGATCTTAAGATTGAAGCATAGGCTAGTTCCTAGGTCTCTGCGGCCATGTTGTGCCCTTTTAGAGAGAAAGATATGCCAAAAAGAGCATGAAACTTGGTGATTTTAGCATTCTCAagattctagaaaaaaaaatgttgagagGACGTTGTGTCCATATATTGCAATAATATCCATTATCAAGCAAAGTAGTTAAGAATCCTGTGACATAGCTCCAAAAGTCCCTAGGTCGGCATTGTTGAGTCATGAATAGCTCTAGGTTCAGTGAAAAAATGAATGTTGGGCAGCTGCTTCAACAGATGCTGATTCCAGCACCACGCTACAACACAAGAtctcattaaattttgaaaattgagaTGGTAATCATAATTCACCTGACAACTGACAATATCAAAAGGAGCATCATCCACCAGGACTTCATCCAACTGAAGCTGAAACAAGTAAACCAAGATTCAGTTACTTCTACAAATATGTCTATAACATAAATGAAACCAAAATTGTTCACCAATTTAACTTCTGGACGGCACATTCAAGTTTCAACCTACTTGTTAGATCCAAATAGAGGGTAgcatacatataattaaaattaacaaatcacACTTAATGTAATGAATTTGCCGATGCACCAGCTGTTATAGCTGAACTTACCTCAAAACAATCCCCACATATAAGGCGGGCAGGGAAAGTGAACTTTTTGCGACGTTGATGGTGGTCTGCATCACCATTGTAACGCGTCCGGCAATCTTCCATCTGCATCGACAGTTGAATACATATAGACAATGACCATTGacagcatatatattttaagcatAAAAGTAGATATAACAGGAGATTGAAGGCACCACTTTTTAGTATTAAAGATTTAGGCACTAAACAGTATAAATAATCGTATTCATGGTATCTCATATTGCATAACATATACTTGGAGATCCAAACTTAAGCATTTACATACATACAAAGTGTAGCCAggcatttaaaaatcaaagcaCCAATTACAAGGACTTTTGATCAGTTCATTTTGAAAGAGAAGTAAATCTCTAGGTAGTATGTTTACCGAGCCTTCAGCTATGTCAATGCCAACATAATATCCAGCCTTTGCTTTATCCCATTTGATGAGATCACCACCCTGGAGAACAAAAATGACAACAGAAGATAATTCCTAACGAAAATGACATCATAAACTAATTCCTAACAAAATAAGGAGCTGTGAACCTTCCAATCTAACTGATTAAAGGGATGTATACTTTACCTTCCCGCAAGCAAGATCAAGAACAGCATCTCCTTTACCAGTATATTGTTGAACTAAGACACTTTTTATCTGTTCACAGATATGATTATGTTATTTAGACACATTATCAGCTTAAGATATTACTAAGCACTGGAATATGCTACATACCCAATTGTTAAGTTTCTTTAAATGGATAATTGGGCTCGCTTCTCGTTCTTCCAGAGTCTGATTCGTTCTGGCACTATAATGGTCAGCCACTCTCTGAAcaaaatcattagaaaaatcCGCCTCACCTGCAATCACAAAATTTAGCCCTCAACTTTCAGAATCCTAAACAAAGCAGGAAAGTAAAAGGAAGTTTATTAAGAAACCATTACAATCCTAGATTCTTACTCTCTTAAACCAGACACAACCACGAATgacattagaattttttttaaaaaaattaaaaaatctctcCGGTTTTCTATACCAAAAGAACACAGAACCAAAAACCCAATCCCAGTTCCCAAAATCAATACCTTAACTGAAACAGCGAAGAATTTACAAatcaaacccataaaaaatataacacaatCAAAAGTCGAACCCCATAAAGCAATTGCATTCTCATTTTTGCTCTGACTctaacagaaaaacaaaatactagcATAGaactaaaattcaatatttaatcaTCTCcatttccaagaaaataaaagtaaaagctAGTGGCATACAAAACCCAAGTcccaaaacaacaacaagaaccaAATGACTAGCAATTAAATCCACTGTAACTGAAAATTagcaaaaacttaaaattttaaagtttctAAACAACGAAAACCCAtgtcaaagaaacaaaaacaaatccaaaaaagacaagaaataaaaaaaaggcatttaaGCTTGTGTGAAAATAGAATCACCTTCAGGGGTGTATTTCAATCTGGATTTCGGTGGGCCAGAAGCAGAAGAGTTGGATGGTGAAGTTGGGTATCCTCGTTTCATGGCAAATTATTGAATCGTTAGTAGTTATTGTAggttgtataaataaaaatttttagggttctaaaaaagagagaattaatGAAGGAGGAGAGAGGATTTAGTCTGTTTATATTAATGGAGTTGCTTTCTTTCTAGGAGAGATTAAAAATAGAGACCTTAAACTAAGGGTGTgtgcgtgttttttttttttttgaaaaacaaggtCACAAATAAAGGTAGGTATCAATTTGGTCCCTGTACTATTTAACTGTGTCAATATTATCCTTTCTCTATCAAAATTTTGCAATCTTTTACTTTGTTGgctctattaatttttattattaaacaatCTTTCAAATGCATACTTATAAGTCAATTCTCTTCCAATTCATAATCATAAATCTTTAGGTTTTGATTTT
It contains:
- the LOC7470909 gene encoding mRNA cap guanine-N7 methyltransferase 1 isoform X2 — its product is MKRGYPTSPSNSSASGPPKSRLKYTPEGEADFSNDFVQRVADHYSARTNQTLEEREASPIIHLKKLNNWIKSVLVQQYTGKGDAVLDLACGKGGDLIKWDKAKAGYYVGIDIAEGSMEDCRTRYNGDADHHQRRKKFTFPARLICGDCFELQLDEVLVDDAPFDIVSCQFALHYSWSTEARARRALANISALLRPGGTFIGTMPDANVIIKKLREAEGLAFGNSVYWKFRSSSPFGIKYYFHLEDAVDCPEWIVPFHVFKALAEEYDFELIFAKNNHEFVHENMKKPENVELMRRLGALGDGNQDLSTLSPDEWEVAYLYLAFVLKKRGQPDRTPVKSKRDKGKMHLEKEDILYISSEV
- the LOC7470909 gene encoding mRNA cap guanine-N7 methyltransferase 1 isoform X1; protein product: MKRGYPTSPSNSSASGPPKSRLKYTPEGEADFSNDFVQRVADHYSARTNQTLEEREASPIIHLKKLNNWIKSVLVQQYTGKGDAVLDLACGKGGDLIKWDKAKAGYYVGIDIAEGSMEDCRTRYNGDADHHQRRKKFTFPARLICGDCFELQLDEVLVDDAPFDIVSCQFALHYSWSTEARARRALANISALLRPGGTFIGTMPDANVIIKKLREAEGLAFGNSVYWVRFDEEFSQKKFRSSSPFGIKYYFHLEDAVDCPEWIVPFHVFKALAEEYDFELIFAKNNHEFVHENMKKPENVELMRRLGALGDGNQDLSTLSPDEWEVAYLYLAFVLKKRGQPDRTPVKSKRDKGKMHLEKEDILYISSEV
- the LOC7470909 gene encoding mRNA cap guanine-N7 methyltransferase 1 isoform X3 → MKRGYPTSPSNSSASGPPKSRLKYTPEGEADFSNDFVQRVADHYSARTNQTLEEREASPIIHLKKLNNWIKSVLVQQYTGKGDAVLDLACGKGGDLIKWDKAKAGYYVGIDIAEGSMEDCRTRYNGDADHHQRRKKFTFPARLICGDCFELQLDEVLVDDAPFDIVSCQFALHYSWSTEARARRALANISALLRPGGTFIGTMPDANVIIKKLREAEGLAFGNSVYWVRFDEEFSQKKFRSSSPFGIKYYFHLEDAVDCPEWIVPFHVFKALAEEYDFELIFAKNNHEFVHENMKKPENVELMRRLGALGDGNQDLISVPFGIQARYHQMNGK
- the LOC7470908 gene encoding uncharacterized protein LOC7470908, which codes for MGGGGVMRAAVKVVGTGVANAGIRRGISGGTPPVEQSMRNASSPVSAIMSSKASGGEVAAGMQRPAWEVDEWELAGGVEEEMVVDSAEPVARVVFWGSPPSLQEAKAATCELKDALQKVYLSSPNLGTGSSLGGSQLSGHPLTNSDFLETNGCISCDPNRAPVPKYAMQAFSLLNESPKIQTVVAALASDPNVWNAVWENEALQELLQSQNTNKEYVADNESVGDTDSQDAAVSSKKLTELSDDESETGNSQTRLMDVINNIKLTVVDMVTNVSAYFQKIFSFSSAEHTPDAADENAGLSTTEKTLGASLMALAVMVIMVVVLRRP